Below is a window of Veillonella rodentium DNA.
ATCGATCGACGTCATCATGTGGCGGGTAATTTATATTGTGAAAGCAAGGATGATGTCAATATTCATGTATATGGTGCCCATATTTTTCATACATCGATGAAGCATGTGTGGGAGTATGTGAACCGGTTTGCCGAATTCAATCACTATGTGAACAGTCCGGTAGCGAATTATAAGGGCGAGATGTACAATTTGCCGTTCAACATGAATACATTCTCCAAGATGTGGAACATACGCACGCCGAAAGAGGCGGAGGCGATCATTACGGAGCAATGTCAGGTAATTACGGGCGAGCCGAAGAACCTTGAGGAGCAGGCAATCAGCCTTGTTGGTACGGATATTTATGAAAAGCTTATCAAGGGCTATACGGAGAAACAATGGGGCCGTAAATGCACGGAACTGCCTGCTTTCATCATTAAACGATTACCTGTGCGTTATACATACGATAATAACTATTTTAATGATCGCTTCCAAGGTATTCCTATGGGCGGTTATACGAAGATGATTGAGCGTATGCTGGACGGTATCGAGGTGCGATTGGGCGTAGATTTCCTTACGCATCGCGATGAATATGAAAGCATAGCGAAAAAGATTATTTATACGGGCCCTATCGATGAATATTTCGAGTATTCTGAAGGAATATTGGAATACAGAGGTCTTCATTTTGAAACAGAGCGTCTCGAAGAAGAAAACCATCAAGGTGTGGCCGTTGTGAACTATACGGAAGCGGATATCCCGTATACCCGTATCATCGAGCATAAGCACTTTGAATTCGGTACGCAGCCCGTTACCTATGTGACGAAAGAATATCCGAAAGACTGGAAAATAGGTGAAGAAGCGTATTATCCCGTAAATGATGTAAAGAATTTGGATTTATACGCCAAGTACGTAAAAAAAGCCGAAGCGGAGACGAAGGTAATCTTCGGAGGCCGCTTAGGGGAATATAAATATTACGATATGGATAAGGTCATTGCGAGTGCGTTGGCACTGGTTGAAAGAGAATTGGTTTAATTATCTTTTTACAGGTTACAAATATATTTGATGTATTACATTAATTTGTAAATTGTGAGTTGTAGTTGTCTTGATATGCTGTAACTGTTGAACGTGTGTAAGAAAATATATAGTGTGTGTAAGGAGCACAACAGTGAATATAAAAATTTTAGTAGCCACTCATAAGCAATATTGGATGCCGACAGATTCTGTCTATATGCCAATCCATGTGGGGAGAGCGGGCAAATCTGACATTGGTTATATTGGAGATCATACGGGGGACAATATCTCCGAGAAAAACGCAAATTACTGCGAGTTGACGGGTTTATATTGGGCATGGAAGAATCTTGAGGCGGATTATATCGGTCTTGTTCATTACAGACGATATTTTACGCGTAAAGAGGTGCGTTCTGTAGAGGATAAAAAGAACCAGATCCTCACCGGCGAGGAATGGGAAACATTGCTTTCACAATACCCTGTGGTGGTAGCGGATAAGCGCAAATATTATATTGAAACGAACAGGTCTCATTACAACAATGCTCATCATAGTGAAGGCCTTGATGTGGCGGAGCAGATCATCGCTGAGCGATATCCTGAATACAGTGCCGCTTTCACGACGGTCTGCAATCGTACATGGGCGCATATGTTCAATATGTTTGTGATGCGTCGGGATTTGTATAATCAGTATTGTGAATGGATGTTCTCCATATTGGCTGAGCTGGAAATGCGCGTGGATATTTCCGGTTATGATGCGTACGAATCGCGTATTTACGGATTTGTCAGCGAAATTCTGCTCGATGTGTGGCTCGAAGCGAATCGCATTGAGTATAAGGAACAAAATGTATCCTTTATGGAGCCGCAGAACTGGGTGAAAAAAGGAAGTGCTTTTTTGTTTAGGAAGATTGGCTGGAAAAATAAAAATCGTTAATGTTATAGAAGAGTTAAAATATGTAAATAATAGATAGGATTTATGTATGACACGATTAAGCTTGCAGGAAATTCAACAGGAAGAATTAAATTTACTGCTGCAATTTCAGGAGTTTTGTAAAAAAAATAATTTGATATATTATTTGTGTGGTGGAACGCTGTTAGGTGCAGTAAGACATAAAGGCTTTATCCCTTGGGATGATGATATTGATGTATCTATGCCGCGTCCTGACTATGATAGAATGATTCAGATTGTTCGAAATAAAGAGACCGATTTACAAATTAGGGCGTTTGAACTTGGCGATTTCGAGTTCCCTTATGCAAAGCTTATTAATCCTAATTTAGAAATAAAGTTAGAGTACTCAACAAGTAAGGCGGCTTATCTTTGGTTGGATATTTTTCCTATTGATGGGTTGCCGGATTCTTTAAAAGAAACGGAAGTTCTTTATAAGAAGGTACATTATTTGTTAATGTTGTTGAAAATAACTAAAGCAAAACTTGGTACAGGAAAATCTTTCTTTAAGAAAATAATTAAACTAGTTATACAACCTTTACTTAAACTATATGGTGAGAAACGATTAGCGAATCATCTTAAATCTTTAGCATTGGCTAGTCCTTATGTAGATGCAAAATGGGTCGGTGGAGTTACTTGGGGATTGAATGGAATAGGAGAAAGAGTACCTAAGAACGAATTTGAGAAGACTGTGCTTCTTGAGTTTGAGGGAGTACAATTACCTACTTTTTCATGTTGGGAAACGTATCTACAGGGAATGTATGGTGATTATATGAAATTACCACCCGAGGAAAAACGATTTACTCATGAAATGAAAGTATATAGAGTTGGTACAAATAAGTAGTCTGCTTTCGGAGATTGATAAAGCGGTATATATGTAGGAGTGCTATAATGAATATAGTATTGTTGATTGCAGGTGGTGTGGGAAGTCGTTTTGGGGCTAATATTCCTAAGCAATTTGTAGAAATTAATAATAAGCCAATTATTGCTTATACGTTGGAAACGTTTCAAAAAGCTATTGAGATTGATCAAATTATAGTTGTTTCTGTAGCTGGATGGGAAGATTATATAGAAAGATTAAAAGATACTTTTTCTATTACAAAGCTCACTCATATTATTACAGGTGGTAGTTCTCGTTTTGAATCAATTTATAAAGGCTTAATTTCGCTTGAAGATATTGCTGATAAATCAGACCTTATATTGATTCATGATGCTGTACGTCCTTGTGTGACAACCAATCAAATTAATAGTAGTCTTAGAGTGGCAAAGGTTCAGGGGGCAGCTCTTGCGGTAGCATCCTGTTATGATACTATGTTTGTTAGTCGTAATGGAACGATTATTGATGATGTGTTTCCTAGAGAGGAACTTTTCAAAGGGCAAACACCGGAATCAATTCAATATGGTATTGCATATAATGCATATAAAGAAGCTGAGCAAAAAGGGCTTTATATTGATTCACCAACAAGTTTATTGCTGAAATTAAATATTCCAGTGGGGTTATCTTTAGGTTCACAGGAGAATCTTAAGATTACTACAATGGAAGATATAGCTCTTTTTAAGACTATTATTGAAGAGGGAGGAAATGAATGAAAGCATTAGTGCTTCATGGGATTGGTGATTTACGTTATGATGATGTAGAATTATCAAAACGATTAGATGATGAAGTAACGGTACATATACAGGCAGCGGGAATTTGCGGTAGTGATGTCCCGCGAGTATTTGAGAAAGGAACCTATACTTTCCCTACTATTCCAGGACACGAGTTTTCCGGTATTATTACAGATGCTAATGATAAATTATTAGTTGGTAAAAAGGTTGCTGTTTTTCCACTCATTCCTTGCGGAAAATGCCAATCGTGTTCGATTGGTAAATATGAGTTGTGTAATCACTATGATTATTATGGCTCTCGTCGTGATGGTGGTTTTGCTGAATATTTGCAAGTGAAGCTTGATAATATCGTGGTAGTTCCTGATGATATGGATCTTCGGCATGCTGCAATGGCAGAGCCCTGTGCTGTAGCTCTTCACGCCATTCGTCAAGCAGGACTTAAAGGTTTTGAACGGGTAGCAATTTGGGGAATTGGACCTATTGGGCTTTTAGTGGCTATGTGGTTAAAGCGGTTTGGAGTTAAACAAATTATTCTCGTTGCAAGAGATCAAAAAAAGTTAGATTTTGCACAATCTCTAGGTTTTACAGATTTAATTAATAGTAATACGAAAAACGTAGTTAATGCGATTCAAGAAATAACAGATAATGAAGGTGTTCATGTTTGTATTGAAGGCACTGGTGCAAGTCAACCATTAGCTGAAGCGTTACAATCTATTGCAAGGGAAGGCACGTTATTAACTATGGGAAATCCTGCTGGTAAGATTGAGTTAGCACAAGCCGATTACTGGTGTATTTTACGTAAACAACTGAAGCTGATTGGTACATGGAATAGTAGCCATAATTTGGTTCAAGATGATTGGAAAGATGCTATCTATGCAATGTACACAAAAGCCATAGATGTAGAGCCTTTAATTAGTCATGAATATAAATTACAAAATTATGTAGAGGCTTTTGAGTCGATAAAAGATAAGCAGATTCATACATGTAAAGTTATGTTTGTGAATTAATAGGAGAAATTATGCTAGAAAGTAAAATCTCTGCATCACTTATGTGTGCTAATTTATTGACTATTGAAAAAGATGTTCGTGAATTAGAAGCGGCTGGTGTAGATTATATGCATATTGATATTATGGATGGTTTATTTGTCCCTAATATTATGCTGAATAATTTATTTATTGAAGCGGTTCGCTCAATAACAAAACTACCATTTGACATTCATTTAATGGTTATGAATCCGGAAACAAAATTAGATTGGTTTGATATTCGAGAAGGAGATTTTGTATCTATTCATTATGAATCAACATCTAATGTATTAGGGAGTTTACAATTAATTGAAGAAAAAGGTGCTAAGGCGGCTGTTGCGCTTAGTCCAGCAACTCCAATTGAAATATTGAGTTATTTATTAAAAAATTTATCTATGGTAAATATTATGGCTGTAAATCCGGGATTTGCAGGTCGTACGATGGTACCCATGACATTACAAAAGCTAACAGATACTCGTAAATTTTTGGATGCACGAGGGTATCATCATATATCTATAGAAGTTGATGGGAATGTTTCACCAGAGAATGCCCCATTAATGCGTCAAGCTGGTGCAGATATGTTTGTTGGGGGATCCTCTGGTTTATTTTGTAAGGATACTTCCATCAATACAAATGTAGAGCTATTTAGAAAATTGATATTATAGTATGTAGATAATAAAGGAGCGCATGCTTTTATGGAAGCAAAAACTATTGAATATAGCATTTTAAAAGATATTGTTAAAGAAAAATGGAAACGATTTTTATTATTTGGCATTATTATGTTAGCAATAAGTCTTATCATTGCATTTACTATCCCTAAACAATATACATCAAATGTTATGTTTCAGGTAAAACCTCGAGGTTCTGCTCAAGTAGCTGGTAATAGCGCATTAGCCGCTTTGGTGGGTTTTAATGGTGGTGATTCGTCACTTACATATATGTCTATTTTAAAGAGTAGTCGTGTTTTAGAGCCGGTTATTCAAAAATTGGATATTCCAGATGAAGATAAAGAACAAATGACTGCTGATATATTTGCTAAAAAATATTTAACAGTGGATAATCCTCGTGGTACGGATATTTTAACTTTCAGTATAGAAGCGGATTCTCCTGAAGAAGCTCAAACTATTGCTCAGAATGTAACTGAGTCATTTCAATTAGCATTAAGTGATTTGAGTGGAACACAAGATTCGGGAATTGTTAAACTATTGAGTCAAAAAACTGATGCTGCAAAAAAAGATTTAGAGCAAAAAATTCAAGCTTTAGAAAAATATAAGCAGGAAAGTGGTGTATATGCACCATCAGATCAAGAAAAAATGTTACTAGAAAAATCTGCAGGCTATGATAAAGCTAAAGCAGATGCGGAAGTACAATTAAACACTAACTCAGCAATTGTTAGTAATATGGAATCTCAATTATCGGATCAAAATGCTAAAGTGCTAGAATCTAAAATGGCGGATAATCCGGAAATTCAGGAAATTAGAAACAAGTTATTGAATGCAAATCAAAACTTAGCAGCATTACGATTTAAATTTACCGATACATATCCAGAGGTTATAAAGGCTCAGGAAAATGTAAACTATTTAAATCAACAATTAGATACGACTGTTAGTAAGGCGGTACGATCTGAAAATGTATCGTTAAGTGCGGCTCAGGCAGAAATCCTCAAAAAAAGAATTGTAGCTAAAAGCAATGCAGATGCAGCGCAGGCAAGTATTGAAACACTAAAAACATTGGCTGAACAGAATAAGCTGTTAACAAATGAGTTTTCTACTAAATCAATTAAGTTTTTTAAACTTGAAAGAGATGTGAATATAGCTAAGGAAACTTATACAACTCTTGTTAAAACTACTGAATCTCTAAAAATGAAAGAAAACCTTGATAGCATGGATGTGCGTATTGTTGATAAAGCATCACTTCCTATTAAACATTCCTGGCCAAAACGAGCTCTTATTGTTCTGGTTGGAGGTTTAATTTATGCTTTGATTATTATAGGCTACTTATATATCGGATACTCCAGACGAGTTAAGCAGGTGATATAGATGCTGTTTTGGATAGGATTAACGATCCTTACATTAGGGACAATCGTTTTCTATAAAGCTATTCCTCAAACATATAATAAAAGTATACCTATTTTATTATTTATAGTACTGACTTTTCTAGGGATGTTTCGCTATCAAATCGGGACAGATTATGATTGGTATTCATTGCTCTTTTATACGGCTAAAGTCGGTGACATATATCCTGAGTTAAGTTTTATACTTTTTGTAGATTTTTTACGAAGCAATGGATTTTCTTTTCAGGTGATGTTTATTATCTATGAAGTTTTAATCATGGCGTTTTTATGGTTAGGACTGAGGTACTATGAACGTAATAACTATGAAATAATTCTTTTGGCTTTAATATTTTTCTTTTTAAGTCAATATATGGGGACATTAAATGGGATCCGTCAAGAATTAGCTATGTTGATTATTTTTTGGGGCTATAAATATTGTTTGAAGCGTCGACTTTTACCCTATATATTAGTTGTTTTGGTGGCCTTTTTTATCCATAATAGTGCAGTTATTGCAATATTACTCTATTTTGTCCCTAGAAAATTATATCAATGGTATTGGTACGTTATAGCCTTTGCTATTTCCTTAGTTATCTGGAAATTAAATATCATGGCAAATATTGTTATCAAATTAGGTAGCATATTATTAGGGGATATTTGGTATATGGTATATTTGACCGATAAAGATGCGGCTGGTAATATGACCGGACTTTATTTGATATATCAATTGGGTGTTATTTTAATTGCTAGATTGGCAATTAAAGATCTTAATCCTAAATATGCTCAAATGCTTAACTGTTGCTTCTTTGGCTTGCTAGGGCACTTTATATTTGCTTTTTCGTTGCCAATAGTACGAACCACTGCATATTTTGAGTTTTTTACAATTATTATTTGGGCATTATGTGTAATGTATTTAAATAATAAGATTATAATAAAAACGACAAAATATAGATATTTACTTCCTTTAGGTTATTTACTTCTTGTTTTGCCTACGTTTATATTCCTCAGAGGATTGGATAATACGCCACAAAATTATTATGTACATTGGCGAAATACAAATCCGTCTAGCATGAATATTAATTATAGTTTTAACTTTAAAATCTTTGATTAGTGGGTTAGTGAAAGTGAGACATCCATGAATGGAGATAATCCTTTAGTAAGTATTATCATTCCGGTATATAATGGTGAGAATTATATCGAAGAATGCATTAACAGTGTACGAAAACAAACCTATACAAAAACTGAGATTGTTATTATTAATGATGGCAGTACAGATTTGACAGAGTCAATTTGTAAGCGCTTTGTTGGAGATAATATTATTTTATTTTCTACATCTAATCAAGGTGTTAGTAGTGCTAGAAACAAAGGGCTTGATATTGCGACAGGTGAATTTATTTTATTTGTTGATGCTGATGACATTATAGATGCTACTTATGTGGAGAACTTATTATTACATCATAAAGAGGCGGATTTAGTTGTAGGTAGTATTGAGATTATAAATCGAGATACAAAACAAATTAAAACTACACTGAAAGATGCAATGAATATTCCTCTATGTGGAAGCTTTGGGGATTATTATTCCCTATTGCAACCTAATCTTTTAGGACCGGTAGCAAAATTATATAGACGGGATATTTTAAATAAATATAATATACGTTTTCCTGTGGAGTATAGTTTAGCGGAAGATCAAATATTTAACTTTCAATATTATAAGTATATAGATGCTTATTATTATGAAAGTGCTGCAGTATATCAAGTGATTGATAGAAATGAATCTTCGTTGTCAAAGTTACGTAATTTAAAAGCTTTTGAGGGTAGTGTTGAAAACTTAAAAGTTGCATATAATTTTTATCATAGCCGACAGATAAAAAATCAAAAGTATATGTATATCACACATGCATTGGCATTGATTAATAAATATTCCTATATAGTTGATCAGAAAAATATAAATATAGAATATAATACTTGGTTAAAGTATAGAGAAAGAGTTAATAAGATCCTTTCATGTGTGCCTATAACTTTTTATGTGAGTAGACGGTTAGGGCTTATTAAAAATATAGCTTGGAACAGCATTGTTTTATTAGGGCCGACTCTTTTGATGATATATTGTAGATTAAAAAATAAACAGTAGAATTATCCGGAGATGATTAACAAAAGTGTTGGCAAGGAGTTACTTATGAAATATAGAGGAATTAAGAGTGGCGTTATAGCAGCTTTTATAGCAACCAGTATCTGTCAGTTCAGCTTTGCTGCAGATATGTCGTATGAGGGTGAAATGCCAAATTCATCAATTGAAATGACAGCTGGTCAGATCAGTGAGGTATCAACCGGTAAAATGGAAGCTAATTTACGGGTTAAGCATAAACAGAATCTTTCAAAAGAGGACAAAGCTAAATTAGTTATTGAAAATGGTGAATATATAGATCCAAAGGCTAGTGTTTTTACACTAGCTCGCCCGGATATTGGAGAATATAGGCTTGCTAAATATGATAAAATTAATATTCAAATATTAGGATATTCGCGAGGAGATTTAGGATTTAGTAGTAATTCGGGTGATGCTACTAGTAATTCTGGAATTAGTTTAGTTATTGGCCCGGATGGTCGTATTAGTACACCGTACACAGGGGTAGTTAAGTTAGCAGGATTAACACTCGATGAGGCGAATCAAGTGTTAACCGAAAAATTTGCTAACTATATTAAACAGCCTCATATATCAGTTAATGTTTCCGAATATGGAGGCCGACAAATCTATGTAATGGGTGAGGTTGCTAAACCCGGTATTTATCGACTTGGAGCTGATTATATGAATGTATTTGCGGCTATATCAAGTGCTAATGGAACCTTGCGAAAAGGAAGGCCAAAACATATTCAAGTGGTACGAGTTATTGATGATACCGTATATGTTCGTGAAGTGGATTTAGAAAGTTTTATTAAAAAACAAGATATAAAACAAAATATTGCATTACAAGATGGAGATATGATTTACGTTCCAAAATCACATCGTTTAATTTTGGGTGAAATTTTACCTTATATTTCTGCGGCGTATGCTATTAGACATTTATAATGAGTATCATGGATAGTATGTCATCAAGTAATCGATCTAAAGAAAGACGTGTAGGTGTTCTTTTATCGTATTTGTTTTTATTATCAAATACAGTTATTAATTTAGCGTATGTACCGATTTTGATTCACTATATAGGAATCGATCAATTTGGTCTATATAAATTACTTGGTTCTTTTATTGCTTACTTTGGAGTCCTTGATTTTGGGCTGTCTGCAACTATTGTTCGATTTTTAGTCAAATATAAAGTTAATGGTGAAGTAGAAAATATTAATAAATTGCTATCTGTTGCAGGCCTGTTATATACAGGAATTGGTGTTATTATTGCATCTATAGGTGTTTATTTTTATTTTCTATTTCCAACTTTATTTCCTAAATTAAGTACTGATTTATTAAATAGCGGGCAAATTATTCTTTTGTTTTTATTATTTAATATTTTGGTTCTATTTAGCACTAAAATATTTGATGCGATTATCATAAGTGACGAGCGATTTATATTTCTAAAAACTTGTGGTATTGTACAAATTTTAATTCAACCTGTTTTTATTGTTGTTGCTATCATTTATTATCCGTATGCTTTAACAGTTGTGATAGTGCAAACGTTAACAAATGTGGCTCTGGTTATTGCGAAGTATATGTATGTTAAATGGTATATGGGCTTTACGTATTCATTTACAGGCTGGGATAGCAAAGTCGTTAAGAATATTAGTAATTTATCACTTAGCTTTTTTGTGGTTAGCGTAGTTGATCAAATATTTTGGCAAAGCAATCAATTGATTATTGGAGCCAAATTAGGTAGCTTTTATGTAGCCGCATATGCGATTGCCAGTCAGATTTATATTAACTATATGAATATTTCGCTTGCCATATCAGGTGTTTTATTACCCAAAGTGACAGCTATGATTGCTACAAATGCTTCTGATAATGAAATTACTGATGTTTTTATTAGAGTAGGGCGATTACAGTTTTATATTTTATCGCTTATCTTATCTGGGTTTATTATATTCGGGCATGAATTTTTATATTTTTGGGTTGGTGCTAAGTTTGATCTGGTATTCGAAGTAGTATTAATTATAATTAGTGCTTTTACGATTGACCTTATTCAAAATTTAGGATTAACGATTATGCAAGCTCGTAATGTATATTATATTCGTGCAATTGTATATACAATTGTCGGTGTACTTAATATAGCTCTTTCTTATTATTGGATACCGGTATATGGCATTATTGGGGGAGCGTATTCTACTGCTTTATGTATGTTAATTGGCAACGGCTTTGTAATGAATTATTATTACTATCGTTATATGAATATAAATATAGTAAAGTTTTGGCTAGAAATTATAAAGATTGCGATTATTCCTTGTGTGTTGGTTCCGATTATGCTGTATATAAAGAATTATTTATATACACAACCATCTTTGAGTGTATGGATAGTTTTGATTTTTATTTATGTAGTTCTACTGTTGGCGTGTTATATTAAATTCTCATTTAATAATTATGAACATGATTTGGTATATAAGGTTATTAATAAATTGAAATAGTATATTTGCTTTTGGGGGAAGTGTAAGAGGGAAAATGTATAGAATATTGCAAGCGACTGTATCTAATGATAAGGGAGGATTGACAAAATATATTTGTCAAAATTATAGATATATTGATAAAGATCAATATCAGTTCGGCTTTTTAACTTATGAAGATATTTTAGATTTTGAGGAAGAGTTTATAAAGAAAGGTGCTTTATTTCATCGAATTACATCGCCAATATATTTTATAAGTTATATAAAAAGATTAAGAGCTATTAGACTTAAATATAATTATCAAGCGGTACACATTCATACATCGTATGCAAATATCATCGTATTATTAGCTTTTAAATTAGCCGGTTATAAAAAAATTCTTATTCATTCTCATAGTTCCAAAATTGATGATGCTAATGCAGTGAAAAGGGTTGTAAAGACGGCTATACATCGAATTGGTAAGGAAGTGACACCTTTTATAGGTAATACTTTGTTGGCCTGTTCAAAGTTGGCCGGTAAGTGGTTGTATCCATCAAGGGTGCAAGATAAAGTTATAGTTGCAAATAATGCTATTGATTTAGAGCCTTTCCGATTTAAGCGAGAGGTTCGTGAACAAAAAAGAAAAGAATTAAAGATTACGGATAAAACACTCTTACTTCATATCGGACGCTTTACCTATCAAAAAAATCATACATTTTTAATAGATGTGTTTAATGAATATTATAAGTTAGATAATAATGCGGTACTTTTATTGGTTGGCGATGGACCACTTCGATTAGAGATCCAACACAAACTTAATACTTTGTCATGCAAGAATAACGTAGTTTTCTTGGGGGTTC
It encodes the following:
- a CDS encoding glycosyltransferase gives rise to the protein MYRILQATVSNDKGGLTKYICQNYRYIDKDQYQFGFLTYEDILDFEEEFIKKGALFHRITSPIYFISYIKRLRAIRLKYNYQAVHIHTSYANIIVLLAFKLAGYKKILIHSHSSKIDDANAVKRVVKTAIHRIGKEVTPFIGNTLLACSKLAGKWLYPSRVQDKVIVANNAIDLEPFRFKREVREQKRKELKITDKTLLLHIGRFTYQKNHTFLIDVFNEYYKLDNNAVLLLVGDGPLRLEIQHKLNTLSCKNNVVFLGVRQDIPELLQAADIFLLPSNFEGLPLVAVEAQATSIPCLLADTITKESKILDTTEFLSIDDINEWVECISKYKTVSRFDAHDKLRQAGYDIQTEIHRIEKVYQNL
- a CDS encoding lipopolysaccharide biosynthesis protein codes for the protein MDSMSSSNRSKERRVGVLLSYLFLLSNTVINLAYVPILIHYIGIDQFGLYKLLGSFIAYFGVLDFGLSATIVRFLVKYKVNGEVENINKLLSVAGLLYTGIGVIIASIGVYFYFLFPTLFPKLSTDLLNSGQIILLFLLFNILVLFSTKIFDAIIISDERFIFLKTCGIVQILIQPVFIVVAIIYYPYALTVVIVQTLTNVALVIAKYMYVKWYMGFTYSFTGWDSKVVKNISNLSLSFFVVSVVDQIFWQSNQLIIGAKLGSFYVAAYAIASQIYINYMNISLAISGVLLPKVTAMIATNASDNEITDVFIRVGRLQFYILSLILSGFIIFGHEFLYFWVGAKFDLVFEVVLIIISAFTIDLIQNLGLTIMQARNVYYIRAIVYTIVGVLNIALSYYWIPVYGIIGGAYSTALCMLIGNGFVMNYYYYRYMNINIVKFWLEIIKIAIIPCVLVPIMLYIKNYLYTQPSLSVWIVLIFIYVVLLLACYIKFSFNNYEHDLVYKVINKLK